Proteins found in one Homalodisca vitripennis isolate AUS2020 chromosome 4, UT_GWSS_2.1, whole genome shotgun sequence genomic segment:
- the LOC124359966 gene encoding UDP-glucosyltransferase 2-like, producing the protein MVRTLVLLGLLYGICHGSRILVFYPGPSTSLLPSFSQLFQELARRGHQLTVVTAYKLRGLEDQNIKQLLMDHSTSHDEMKNIVDLPLLPHINFLWQMALTDCESLFQSVKFKEFLRANETYDLFIGSPFYFLECSIAVAHHLNLPVLNIYSNQLQIHATHLMGHDFPSSYVAGYDLHFSHKMNFWERSLNSIFCLGYSIGLSMYYVPRMNGIVREHFPHLPPLQEMLPQISVTLLNTNLAVHPSQPRFPGIIPVAGLTIPQKLKLPKELEQWMDKSENGVILFNVGSNINMTSLAPEVLEVILGVFDSLPQRVLMKWEGDELVGKPANVRIIKCIPQAAVLAHPKCRMMITHGGLHSWMEAVHYSVPLLGILPSFLDQFHNLVEMQERGHGIYFKGPWTQNNFHSAINEVLHNYKYRERIQQASKIFWDQPLNPLQTAVFWTEYVIRHNGSKHLLSPAFTLPWYQAALLDVVGFLLLSVLALVLLFRAALRAFKRWLLDYEYIIFNKFLRICYKLKGN; encoded by the exons ATG GTGAGGACTTTGGTACTCCTGGGTCTCTTGTATGGCATCTGTCATGGTTCCCGGATCCTGGTGTTCTATCCCGGACCCTCCACTAGTCTGCTCCCCAGCTTCTCTCAGCTGTTCCAGGAACTCGCCCGTAGAGGTCACCAGCTTACAGTGGTCACGGCGTACAAGCTGAGAGGTCTTGAAGATCAGAACATTAAGCAGCTTCTCATGGACCACTCTACATCTCATGATG agATGAAGAATATTGTAGATCTACCTCTGTTACCACACATTAACTTCCTGTGGCAGATGGCTTTAACAGATTGTGAGTCCTTATTTCAAAGCGTAAAGTTCAAAGAGTTTTTACGAGCAAATGAAACTTACGACTTGTTTATCGGGTCACCGTTCTATTTTTTGGAGTGTTCCATAGCTGTAGCCCATCACTTGAACCTCCCTGTTTTGAACATCTACTCTAACCAACTGCAGATCCACGCAACTCATCTGATGGGCCATGACTTCCCGTCATCTTACGTTGCTGGGTATGATCTTCACTTTAGCCACAAGATGAACTTTTGGGAACGTTCACTCAATTCAATCTTCTGTCTCGGTTATTCTATTGGACTCAGCATGTACTACGTTCCTCGGATGAATGGCATAGTTAGAGAACACTTTCCGCATCTTCCTCCACTCCAGGAGATGTTGCCTCAAATCTCGGTAACTCTACTCAATACAAACCTGGCAGTTCATCCATCACAACCCAGATTTCCTGGCATCATCCCGGTAGCAGGACTTACCATCCCGCAAAAGTTAAAATTACCCAAG GAGCTAGAGCAGTGGATGGATAAAAGTGAGAATGGAGTAATCCTGTTCAATGTAGGCAGCAACATCAACATGACCTCTCTGGCCCCTGAGGTGCTAGAGGTGATTCTGGGAGTATTCGACAGCCTCCCCCAGCGTGTCCTTATGAAGTGGGAGGGTGACGAGCTGGTTGGCAAGCCTGCAAATGTCCGAATCATTAAGTGTATTCCTCAAGCTGCTGTTCTAG CCCACCCCAAGTGTCGGATGATGATCACCCATGGAGGTCTCCACTCCTGGATGGAGGCAGTCCATTATTCAGTACCTCTCCTGGGCATCCTGCCGTCTTTCCTGGATCAGTTTCATAACCTCGTAGAGATGCAGGAAAGAGGCCATGGAATATATTTCAAAGGGCCTTGGACACAGAACAATTTCCATTCTGCCATCAATGAAGTTCTGCATAATTACAA GTACAGAGAGAGAATCCAGCAAGCCTCCAAGATATTTTGGGACCAGCCTCTGAATCCTCTACAGACAGCTGTGTTCTGGACAGAGTATGTGATACGCCACAACGGCAGCAAGCACTTACTGAGCCCTGCTTTCACCTTACCTTGGTACCAAGCAGCTCTGCTGGACGTCGTAGGATTCCTTCTACTTTCTGTTCTAGCTCTTGTTCTTTTGTTTCGTGCAGCTCTCCGAGCTTTCAAACGCTGGCTGTTGGACTACGAATATATTATCTTCAATAAGTTCCTgagaatttgttataaattaaaaggaaattaa